TCGCCGTGGATCAGGATGCGGGCGGGCGGGGGCGCGGCCAGGCGGATCTGCTCGCGGATGGCCTGCAGCGCCGCCGATTCGCCGATCATCAGCCGGCGGCCGCGCTCGCGCTCGCCGTGAGCGCGCACCTCGCCGTCCAGGGCGCGCACCCGCAGGGCGTTGCGCACCGCCAGCACCACCCGCTCGCGCGAACAGGGTTTCTCCAGGAAGTCGAAGGCCCCCTCGCGCGTGGCCTCCACCGCGGTGGCGATCGAGCCGTGGCCGGAGATCATCACCACCGGCAGCTGCGGGTCGCGCGCGCGCAGGCGGCGCAGCGTCTCCAGCCCGTCGATGCCGGGCAGGCGCACGTCCAGCACGACCAGGTCGACGCGCTCCCGCTCGCAGAAGGCCAGGGCGTCCTCGCCCGTGCCCGCCTCTTCCGTGGCGAAACCCTCGGTGCGCAGCACCATGCCGAAGGTGCGGCGGATATTGGGCTCGTCGTCGACGATCAGGATGCGCTGCTTCATCGGGCCTCCTGCGGGAGGGTCGGCAACAGGACGATGACGGTGGTGCCGCGGCCGCTCGTCGATTCCAGGCGGACGCTCCCGTCGTGCCCCTCGACCACGCCGCGCACGATGGCCAGGCCGAGGCCCATGCCGCCGCGGGTCGAGAAGTCGGGGTCGAACACGCGCTCGAGGTTCTCCGGCGGGATGCCGTCGCCCTCGTCGACGACGCTCACGACCAGGGCGTCGTCGGCGCACGCGGCCTGCAGGCGCACGCGCTCGGGCCGGCCGGCGCGGGCGCAGGCGCCCAGGCCGTTGTCGACCAGGTTGATCAGGGCGCGGCGCAGGGCCTCGGCGTCGAAGCGGCCGGGCAGCGGTCCGGCGACCGCTTCGACCTGCAGGCGCTCGCCGTAGAGGCGGGCCAGGTCGTCGAGCAGCGGCCGCAGGTCGTCGTCGCGGGGCTCCGGCGCGGGCAGGCGCGCGAAGTCGGCGAACGAGGCGACGAGCCGGCGCAGCCCCTCG
The sequence above is drawn from the bacterium genome and encodes:
- a CDS encoding ATP-binding protein, whose translation is ALLARGVVGPLHATARAADRLAAGDLEARVEADGPGEVGALVRAFNGMAARLGAQRRELARLEKLAAWRGMSRILAHEIKNPLTPILLAVQEARGSYRGGDEAHAAVLADCETIVREEVEGLRRLVASFADFARLPAPEPRDDDLRPLLDDLARLYGERLQVEAVAGPLPGRFDAEALRRALINLVDNGLGACARAGRPERVRLQAACADDALVVSVVDEGDGIPPENLERVFDPDFSTRGGMGLGLAIVRGVVEGHDGSVRLESTSGRGTTVIVLLPTLPQEAR